Within the Anguilla rostrata isolate EN2019 chromosome 6, ASM1855537v3, whole genome shotgun sequence genome, the region aaaaactacatttgttAACAACACTGTAATTCCACTGTCATGTATTAAAGTGAAAACCAATGAGTTGACGcatcaaactgaaaaatgacgAATGTAacccaaaaagtaaaaaaaatatataaaacaaaataaaaatccaccTCTGCATTACACAAACCTGTTGGATCCATGAAGGCCCTGATGCCTAAAATGTTGCTGACTGTGTGCACCGAAGGCCAGGCCCTCGAGATGCTCACATGGCCCGCCGTAACTGGTACTCCAGGAGGGTTGCCCATTTTGGCCCCAGTGGGTGACATTGTGTTGGGATATGAATACGGGTACATGTGATTGTATGCAAGCGCGTGCTGAGGAGGGGGCTGCTTGCTGCTCTCATACTGGCTTGGCTGGGAGAGGTTTCCAATCTTGTTCCTTAAAATGCGGCTAATTGAGCTGACTGACGGAACATTGTACTTGTCGCAAACTCCGTCCGCAAGAAGTCTGTCCCGGATCTCCCACGCGAATATTCCCGGGTCACCTTGTTTGTAATCCCTTATACTTTTAACCACATTGGGTGTTGTGACCCGGGGTTTGCTTCCTCCAATGGCTCCGGGTAATATGGACCCAGTTTCATTGTAACGAGCCAGAATCTTGCTCACGCATCCATGAGAGACGCGGAGCtgtctgctgatgtcacagggTCTGATTCCAAGTTGGGCCAGTTCCACAATTCTGATACGTATGGCATTGGGCAGGGGTCTTCCATTGACGAACACGCCACCTAATTGATTCACTTCTCCGTATGTCTGATCTagaaaaagataaacaaattCGGTAGTCTATCATTTGGCAAGAAAATACGCGATTAATAACGATCACTATGCTAATCTTAATATCTTCTTTGAGATTATGTTGCGTGGTTACCAAATATAGAtagtattttttaaactcataaTATTACAGCTCGTAGGATGTTAGCAATTTGACACAGAAGTTCTTCACGTGACAAGTATCATGTAACAAATACTAGTCGCCCTACTTATTTAATCAAAGGTAAACTGAATAAAGGAGCAcaactgacatttttatatttaaaactaCAACTTTGCAGATAGACATGCATGCATTGAAAACAAGcataaaaaacaatgcatgcagtAAAAAGGAAATATAACTTATATTCCAGGGAACAATGTAATGCTGGTTTTATGCGTTACCGTGTAGACAAGAAAAGACTTTCTGATCCTACAGTTTTTCTGCCACTGAGCCATAGAAAAGCGAATGCATACCCATTTGCTTCTAGTTCTAGATGCCGTCTTTCAAGTAGTTGCCGTTCAATGGCTGAAAAGAGCTGGGTGTCCCGTCTGCacaggagaagaggaaaaacGAAATCAGTTGAAAGTCTCGCGGAGTAATTCCCTTTCTGTGCCTCACTCCCACTTCAGAATGAGTGGTTTGAGAAGAACGCGTTTTGGTCAAATGGGCCACTGTGATCTTTATCCGATAATGGCAAATATGCCTGTCCCGGAGTCTGAAGTGCTCGGATTAATTTGACGCGTCATCCACGTCAATCCAACAGTGGGAGCTCCGGTTTGATTTCATTGGTTACCCTCAACTTGGATAGGCTACTTCGCACAAGCGCAGACGATTCCGGTATGCGCATCGCAACCTCTATGAGTAGGCCTTCTTTACTTGGATAAAACAGAATAACAGCACTTGGGCTGACGTCGTTttttaagaagaagaaaaaaaatccaatctaACAAGGAGATTCCAGGGAAACATAATGTTATCCCCTGCATCGTTGTCGTAAGCTATCATTTAAACGAATATAACAAACGAAAGACGGCTGAGGTTTTGACAGTCATAATAGTATTGTTAAGAGGCATTGTGCACCGCTTTATAAATCAATCATATGAATCACTGTCACTTATATGGCCACTCAAATCTGTATGAAGCTTTTCTACCAACGAAAACGCTGAATGCTTGATCGACtccagaaattaaaaataaataaataatagcgtATTCATATGGAATACTATCTTGAGATACAATTTctgcaataatacaattttactgCTCAGTCTTTAGATTGCAAACCTAAGTTtagaaaaaagtacattttgtatCATCATACGCGGGGATTCAAAATAATTCCAGTTAATTTCAGAACAGCAGGACTTTTTCAGTCAGTTCAGTTGCATAATTTTGTCAACTTTACCAAGTTCAAAACATGGAACTATAGCCTAACTACTTGATAGAAATGCGAATTTTCTTTACATGTAGTATCATGGTCGTCCTCTGTCTGATTGAAATCACAGCCACGTAATTTTGGCTACTAGAAAATGTGACGCACGAGTTTGGTGGCAGGCGGTTTAATTGCACATTTGATGCTTCAAGTATAAAGCGACTCTAGACAGATAGCTGCATATGTATTTATCACTGGATGCCGATTAGGATCCAAACATtagttcataaaatgtttttttttccttcagaataCTCAACCCCATCCTTAAGTGAAATTCTTATTACCTTTACACACAATGAACTGGCAACAATCCAAAGGAGAGAAATAACGCTGCGTAATCGGTGTTTCCCGTGTAAGTAGCCTAAAGAAGGCATCATTTATAAGATCGCAAAATGTCACTTGTAAAGCTTTATTGTCGATACAAGGGTAACAACGTGCTATGTCACTATTCGTTCTGTCGCAGCTCGTTCACAACTAGTCTTGTGGGGAGACACATGGAAAACATCACCTCGTTTCAAAACAGCAGCATTTAAATTAATGGAACTGGAGCATAAGTGGATCGACCGCGTTCGCGCGAAAATTACTAATAAACAAAATTCCATTAATAAGCATTTATCTAAAAAAAGTATCTTCGTTCCCACCTTTAGATTTTTGTTATGGGAAAAACATTAAACTGTAGATTAATTCAATACAACGAGTGAAATGAAAAGGTAATATGCTATTAGAGGGCATATAATGTAACGCGTTACGGCGATATATTTGGCTTCGGTGAGGAAGCCATTTAACCTACTTGAGTCATTTATTACAATCCCTGTCCAGCTCGTGCTATAGTCAGAACACTAacaatttagccattttatGCCCGAAAACAAAGTCGCCCCCCTCTGGATTCTTTTGACTTTACAAGGGCTGTATTTCGTGCAACCGTGAATTACCGACACGTCGAAGCTGAGAAAAGTTTCTGGCGATGGTTGAACTATTGCT harbors:
- the LOC135257283 gene encoding paired box protein Pax-1-like codes for the protein MDQTYGEVNQLGGVFVNGRPLPNAIRIRIVELAQLGIRPCDISRQLRVSHGCVSKILARYNETGSILPGAIGGSKPRVTTPNVVKSIRDYKQGDPGIFAWEIRDRLLADGVCDKYNVPSVSSISRILRNKIGNLSQPSQYESSKQPPPQHALAYNHMYPYSYPNTMSPTGAKMGNPPGVPVTAGHVSISRAWPSVHTVSNILGIRAFMDPTAIAGAEGYPPKMEDWASVNRSSFPSAHVVNGIDKSAIETDIKYPQPSSNLSSYVPACAYSPSNQYGVYGGPAGSYVNPGHHWQSQTAGLSHPSSGVMHGADIHSAMAFKHPSRDGDRKPPSPLSKQQHEALSSVHGLTLPTSAS